From the Clostridium sp. Marseille-P299 genome, one window contains:
- a CDS encoding substrate-binding and GGDEF domain-containing protein produces the protein MKQIKKIGVFISHIYGEYQSMLCEGIIHKATEYGYLVEIFSSNEGENLGDYGLGEFGILHIPNVDDYTGIIFASDTYRLVSLKDEITKLLETQFTCPIIDIAQSTSPFPRIILENNNPFEDLVTHLAKVHQYRHICYLGNIEQPKLSNLRYHAYQRGIKNLNLPLSDQHFYECTDTKNQIAKAVTFFLNTKQRPDAILCYNDEYALSVIEELRARGMKVPEDIAVTGCDTLEFGQNTMPSLTSVTFPIEELGESAMNQLIRVFHGETIEPLFTVNASPHIASSCGCSIKNAENHSYSHILKQRIDTLENHLVSHIHMSSTLHNVTDIDQGMDILAQFLIDLPECKEFYLCLYEGWDRVSKHIRILTNSEKERFDTNTILLKLALKDGKRLPECTFIKHNCLPNYIYEKDCTYIYTPLFFGENNFGYVALSYHHDKVGYSFSFISWLMNINSMLKNICDNKNMGLLVGRLEDIYLKDELTGLYNTQGLQHMSQKLIQTAILENRNIMIAIYDLDCLKIINDTYGHLEGNFAIQVLAHALENSIEDGVICARLGGDQFQVLAIDYTNEMAKLLRSKVRTYIDNYNRLTTKEYVIQISCGFCVRSISSKDEMDDLLDQSYKQLYQEKRKKEIHRQSISD, from the coding sequence ATGAAACAGATAAAGAAAATCGGAGTATTTATCTCTCATATCTATGGAGAATATCAGAGCATGCTTTGCGAAGGAATTATACATAAAGCCACAGAGTACGGGTATCTAGTAGAAATCTTTTCTTCCAATGAGGGGGAAAACTTAGGCGATTATGGCCTTGGTGAATTTGGAATTCTTCATATTCCAAATGTGGATGACTATACAGGCATTATATTTGCTTCTGATACCTATCGACTAGTTTCCTTAAAAGATGAAATTACTAAGTTACTTGAAACTCAATTTACTTGCCCTATTATAGACATTGCTCAATCAACATCACCCTTTCCACGAATTATATTAGAAAACAACAATCCATTTGAAGACCTTGTGACTCATCTAGCTAAGGTACATCAGTATAGGCATATTTGTTATTTAGGAAATATTGAACAACCTAAATTAAGTAACCTACGTTATCACGCATACCAAAGAGGAATTAAAAATCTGAACTTACCACTAAGTGATCAGCATTTTTATGAATGCACGGACACTAAAAATCAAATAGCAAAAGCAGTTACTTTTTTCCTGAATACAAAACAAAGACCTGATGCCATTTTATGCTATAACGATGAATACGCTCTTTCAGTTATTGAAGAATTACGTGCTAGAGGAATGAAAGTCCCAGAAGATATCGCAGTTACAGGATGTGATACCTTAGAATTTGGTCAAAATACCATGCCTAGTCTTACATCTGTCACATTTCCAATTGAAGAATTAGGCGAAAGCGCGATGAATCAATTAATTCGCGTCTTTCATGGTGAAACGATAGAGCCTTTATTTACTGTAAATGCTTCGCCGCATATTGCTAGTTCCTGTGGTTGCAGTATTAAAAATGCAGAAAATCATTCCTACAGTCATATTTTAAAACAGCGTATCGATACATTGGAAAACCACTTAGTTAGTCATATTCATATGTCTTCCACTCTTCATAATGTTACAGATATTGATCAAGGAATGGATATATTAGCACAATTTTTAATTGATTTACCAGAGTGCAAAGAATTTTATTTATGCCTTTATGAGGGGTGGGACAGAGTTTCTAAGCATATACGTATACTCACAAATTCTGAAAAAGAACGCTTTGATACAAACACAATACTTTTAAAACTTGCTTTAAAGGATGGAAAACGTTTGCCCGAATGCACGTTTATAAAACATAATTGTTTACCGAATTATATCTATGAAAAAGATTGCACCTACATATATACTCCTCTCTTTTTTGGTGAAAATAATTTTGGATACGTTGCTCTTTCCTACCACCATGACAAAGTAGGCTATTCCTTTTCTTTTATCTCTTGGTTAATGAACATAAATAGTATGCTAAAAAATATATGCGACAATAAAAATATGGGATTATTAGTTGGACGTTTGGAGGATATCTATCTAAAAGATGAACTTACAGGACTATACAACACACAAGGCTTGCAACATATGTCACAAAAGTTAATACAAACTGCAATTTTAGAAAATCGTAATATAATGATTGCTATTTATGATTTAGATTGTTTAAAAATAATAAACGATACTTATGGACATCTGGAAGGAAACTTTGCAATTCAAGTATTAGCTCATGCGCTAGAAAACTCAATAGAAGATGGAGTTATATGCGCAAGATTAGGTGGTGATCAATTTCAAGTATTAGCAATCGATTATACGAATGAAATGGCAAAGCTTTTACGAAGTAAGGTTAGAACATATATTGATAACTACAATCGCTTAACTACTAAGGAATATGTAATTCAAATTAGCTGCGGTTTTTGTGTTCGTTCCATTTCTTCTAAAGATGAAATGGACGATTTATTAGATCAATCTTATAAGCAATTGTATCAGGAAAAAAGAAAAAAAGAAATTCATAGGCAATCGATCTCTGATTGA
- a CDS encoding helix-turn-helix domain-containing protein, producing MKKSKGLLHLNYKGTVFICMMIIMLIPTIILGVFSYHTYTSGVSDKVYSSTKSTVSQVKSKIDTALDNIRRSYVYETGRDELKWLINSEISYSDYSYLKRATDILAGTNYYLSYISGYTFINFDTQWVLSNRGMYHFFEAKNQEEIQDIFNQYEGTLTRSFWLDNSLMPETKLSREEIKINGLNLVIKAPTIKKNPNCLLIINIDMDFLQRKLREDLGGGDITVLNNEGDVVYTTDLTLASYAKSHMELLKDSKNIKLDNGKKYSIATAHSGVLNWTYLVSYDMEVVSSEGDTIIYLTLSLLIGIIAMMSISLFITKKLYKPVFLLTERIGSMSTKILKNEAKHVNKRNEFDYINERIESLVDNRNFYENLVVSQQPQLVELFQIRMIRGSIDKGKIYNYVEKFHIQIQNCYMLMLGVLTTKDKKDLSEDTNLDAIRMDMIDSLPKEIKDLTFIAPISYENNFILSVTGQTSKELEDKVSNIYQKIEEFITEKYHLHVNVGVSLSHSGLEEYRVAYHESLEAMKNILFIGSMQDATDCNSMLFYSDIKENNSRYSYDRLSEKKLKEAIDTNNIEEAFLIIDEFINGLTQKNVIQSDCFLHIQRFVISGLLIATDAGLSLDDIFEDNLKDNIFQQMNKIYDMAKMRTFIKKKVIEPVIVKINEIRMSKSSETMRDIEDLIEQNDGNITLAECAQQLNYHPSYIWKVTKMKYNTTFTDYVGNYKLEKAKKLLIETNKNISDIAEELNYTNSQNFIRFFSKMEGTTPGKYRQQHKKN from the coding sequence ATGAAGAAGAGCAAGGGGTTATTGCACTTAAACTATAAAGGAACTGTTTTTATATGCATGATGATCATTATGTTAATTCCAACGATTATTTTAGGTGTTTTTTCTTACCATACCTATACGTCAGGAGTATCTGATAAGGTGTATTCTTCAACAAAATCAACTGTTTCTCAAGTAAAATCAAAGATAGATACAGCACTTGATAACATACGCAGAAGCTATGTCTATGAAACAGGTAGAGATGAGCTTAAGTGGCTAATAAATTCAGAAATTTCATATTCAGATTATTCCTATTTAAAAAGAGCGACAGATATTTTAGCTGGAACCAACTATTATTTGTCTTACATATCAGGATATACCTTCATTAATTTTGATACCCAGTGGGTTCTTAGTAACCGAGGAATGTATCATTTTTTTGAAGCAAAAAATCAAGAAGAAATACAAGATATTTTCAATCAATATGAGGGAACTTTAACCAGGAGTTTTTGGTTGGATAACTCACTTATGCCTGAAACAAAATTAAGTCGTGAAGAGATTAAAATTAATGGTTTAAATTTGGTGATTAAAGCACCAACAATTAAAAAAAATCCAAATTGTCTTTTAATAATAAATATAGATATGGATTTTTTACAACGGAAATTAAGAGAAGATTTAGGTGGTGGAGATATTACTGTACTAAATAATGAAGGTGATGTGGTTTATACAACCGATCTTACATTAGCTTCCTATGCGAAAAGTCATATGGAACTTCTTAAAGATTCAAAAAATATAAAGTTGGATAATGGTAAAAAATATAGTATTGCAACTGCACATTCAGGCGTTTTGAACTGGACATATTTAGTTAGCTATGATATGGAAGTGGTTAGTAGTGAAGGAGATACTATTATATATTTGACGTTATCGCTTTTGATTGGAATCATAGCAATGATGAGTATCTCCTTATTTATAACTAAAAAATTATATAAACCGGTTTTTCTACTTACAGAACGTATCGGCAGTATGTCAACGAAAATACTAAAGAACGAGGCAAAACATGTAAACAAACGAAATGAATTTGATTATATCAATGAACGTATTGAAAGCTTAGTAGATAACCGTAACTTCTATGAGAATCTAGTAGTAAGTCAGCAACCACAGCTGGTTGAGTTATTTCAGATTCGTATGATTCGTGGCAGTATTGATAAAGGGAAAATTTATAATTATGTAGAAAAGTTTCATATTCAAATTCAAAATTGTTATATGCTGATGTTGGGAGTTTTAACTACAAAAGATAAAAAAGATTTATCAGAAGACACGAATTTAGATGCAATTCGAATGGATATGATTGATAGTCTGCCAAAAGAAATAAAAGACTTAACTTTTATTGCACCAATTAGTTATGAAAATAATTTTATACTTTCAGTCACTGGACAAACGTCGAAGGAACTAGAAGATAAAGTTTCAAATATATATCAAAAAATTGAAGAGTTTATCACTGAGAAGTATCATTTACATGTTAACGTTGGAGTCAGTCTTTCTCATAGTGGTTTAGAAGAATATAGAGTTGCTTATCATGAAAGTTTAGAGGCCATGAAAAATATTTTATTTATTGGCTCAATGCAAGATGCGACAGATTGTAATAGTATGTTATTTTATTCGGATATCAAAGAAAATAATAGTAGATATTCCTATGACAGATTATCGGAGAAGAAATTAAAAGAAGCGATTGATACGAATAATATTGAGGAAGCATTTCTTATTATAGATGAATTTATTAATGGACTTACCCAGAAAAATGTTATACAAAGTGATTGTTTTTTACATATTCAAAGATTTGTAATATCTGGTTTATTAATAGCAACCGATGCAGGTCTTTCGTTAGATGATATATTTGAAGATAATTTAAAGGATAACATATTCCAGCAGATGAATAAAATTTACGATATGGCTAAGATGCGGACTTTTATAAAGAAAAAAGTAATAGAGCCTGTTATAGTAAAAATAAATGAAATTCGAATGAGTAAATCTTCAGAAACTATGCGAGATATCGAGGATTTAATTGAACAAAATGACGGAAATATAACCTTAGCAGAATGTGCCCAGCAATTAAATTACCATCCATCCTATATATGGAAGGTGACTAAGATGAAATACAATACCACTTTTACTGATTATGTTGGAAATTATAAATTGGAAAAGGCGAAAAAACTTTTAATAGAAACCAATAAGAATATTTCAGATATTGCTGAAGAATTAAACTATACGAATTCTCAAAACTTTATTCGATTTTTCAGTAAAATGGAAGGAACTACTCCAGGAAAGTATCGTCAACAACATAAAAAGAATTAA
- a CDS encoding ABC transporter permease, whose protein sequence is MKKAKQEALVPIPFRKRNKNATNVAIKKESLFRYIMHHKWLYIMLLPGLLYFLIFRYIPMGGIVIAFQQYSPFQGITGSKWVGLTHFKSFFANQDFMMILKNTLGISILNLVFYFPAPIILALLLNELRSQKFKKTAQTFIYIPHFVSWVIVASLTYQLFNISDGVVNMIIKSITGNTIDILSKPKYFKGLILGQSIWKESGYGTIIFLAALAGVDTQLYEAARVDGAGRWRLMWHITLPAIKGTIIMMLILRVGSLLNTGYEQIFLMENDLNRSAAEVFDTYIYKKGIINAQYSFSTAAGLFKSIVGLIMVLGSNKLAKKFGEQGIY, encoded by the coding sequence ATGAAAAAAGCAAAACAAGAAGCTCTTGTACCTATTCCATTTAGAAAGCGAAACAAAAATGCAACAAATGTAGCAATAAAAAAAGAAAGTTTGTTTCGATATATAATGCATCATAAATGGTTATATATCATGCTGCTACCTGGATTACTGTACTTCTTAATTTTTCGTTATATACCAATGGGAGGTATAGTAATTGCGTTTCAACAGTACAGCCCATTTCAAGGAATCACAGGAAGTAAGTGGGTGGGGCTTACACATTTTAAATCATTTTTTGCAAATCAAGATTTTATGATGATTTTAAAAAATACATTGGGGATTTCTATTTTAAATTTAGTATTTTATTTTCCGGCACCGATTATCTTAGCGTTATTATTAAATGAATTGCGATCACAAAAATTTAAAAAGACTGCGCAAACCTTTATCTATATACCACATTTTGTTTCTTGGGTTATCGTAGCCAGTCTTACATATCAGCTTTTTAACATATCAGATGGTGTTGTTAATATGATTATAAAATCAATTACTGGAAATACAATTGATATTTTATCAAAACCAAAATATTTTAAGGGATTAATTTTGGGGCAGAGCATCTGGAAGGAATCTGGTTATGGGACAATTATATTCCTTGCAGCTTTGGCTGGTGTTGATACTCAATTGTATGAGGCTGCAAGAGTTGATGGTGCAGGAAGATGGAGACTTATGTGGCATATCACATTACCTGCAATCAAAGGTACTATTATCATGATGTTAATCCTTCGCGTAGGTTCACTTTTAAATACTGGTTATGAACAAATTTTCTTAATGGAAAATGATTTAAATCGTTCAGCAGCAGAAGTGTTCGATACTTACATTTACAAAAAAGGTATCATTAACGCGCAATATTCATTCAGTACGGCGGCGGGGTTATTTAAGTCCATTGTAGGTCTGATCATGGTTTTAGGCTCTAATAAGTTAGCGAAAAAATTTGGTGAACAAGGAATCTATTAG
- a CDS encoding carbohydrate ABC transporter permease, with amino-acid sequence MTAAHNKIKRSASDQATQVLIYIIIGLIALATLLPFLYVVAGSFATEKELTERAFFIIPREISFNAYQYIAQTGEIFRGLKNSLILTILGTFVNMFFTTTFAYPLSKSQLRGRNAILNFVIITMLFSGGMIPTYILMGTLKLKDSFFGLVLMGAISPFNMIIVKNFFQELPRELDEAARIDGCSEIRIFAKIALPLSKPVLASISLFYGVGHWNDYFNAMIYLKPHKETVQIVLRRIILLAQGIQTDLINFDAMGAPPDKAVKMAATVVATVPILMVYPFVQKYFAQGVMVGAVKG; translated from the coding sequence ATGACGGCGGCACATAACAAAATTAAAAGAAGCGCCAGCGATCAAGCAACACAAGTACTAATTTATATTATCATTGGTTTGATAGCATTGGCTACATTGTTACCCTTTTTATATGTAGTAGCAGGTTCCTTTGCAACGGAAAAAGAGTTAACAGAGCGAGCGTTTTTTATCATACCAAGAGAAATTTCATTCAATGCTTACCAATACATTGCACAAACAGGTGAAATTTTTCGAGGACTTAAAAATTCTTTAATTCTTACGATATTAGGTACGTTCGTTAATATGTTTTTCACAACAACCTTTGCATATCCACTTTCAAAATCACAACTAAGAGGAAGAAATGCAATATTGAACTTTGTAATTATCACGATGCTATTTTCAGGTGGTATGATACCCACTTACATTTTAATGGGAACTTTAAAATTAAAGGATTCATTTTTCGGTTTGGTGTTAATGGGTGCAATTAGCCCATTTAATATGATCATTGTTAAGAATTTCTTTCAAGAGCTACCAAGAGAACTTGATGAAGCAGCAAGAATCGATGGATGCTCCGAGATTCGTATTTTCGCAAAGATAGCACTACCATTATCAAAACCAGTACTTGCTTCGATTTCCTTGTTTTATGGAGTGGGCCATTGGAACGATTATTTTAATGCAATGATTTATTTAAAGCCACACAAAGAAACAGTACAAATTGTACTACGCCGAATTATTTTGTTGGCACAAGGAATACAAACAGATTTAATTAATTTTGATGCAATGGGAGCACCACCGGATAAAGCAGTTAAGATGGCAGCAACAGTTGTTGCAACAGTTCCAATATTAATGGTCTATCCATTTGTTCAAAAATATTTTGCTCAAGGTGTTATGGTTGGAGCTGTAAAAGGTTGA
- a CDS encoding extracellular solute-binding protein: MRKRSLKKVVALLMITTMVGATFSGCKSKSASNEVGSNGDKKTEITMMTFDYEGSPLSGEYAAEVVQKMEDYTNTKVKFDWVPSDNYEEKLTLALADPDSMPMIMAVGSMTGVIVSSAEAGAFWDLSEFINDSESYPNLSQANENVNKSLTVGGKLIGLYRARPIGRNGFGYRKDWADKLGISEPKTLDEFYDMMYKFTYNDPDGNGKDDTYGVALCKYTGPFDIMQTWFGVGNGWVEKDGDLVPVHQTAEYMEALNWFKKMYDDGLVYKDWAVRDTATWSDSVKNGECGIYIDVLDGARRIWDYFETNSIPSVTDSSKNASMNLVGTINDKTLATTGYGGFFVITKAADTKEKVEACLKFLDKMCDDEMLILSSYGLEGVHWEKDENGNLVDLDTQDPVKAKDYAPLNQVVAYIPNLTPTSIKTVTTERQDIELRIKEENVEKAVFNPASGYLVNSPTYSLNGASLDQELQAARTQYICGEIDEAGLQKAWKNWESLGGTEVIKEVNELYHADLNK; this comes from the coding sequence ATGAGAAAAAGAAGCTTAAAAAAGGTAGTAGCATTACTTATGATTACTACTATGGTAGGAGCCACATTTAGTGGTTGTAAAAGTAAGAGCGCATCCAATGAAGTTGGAAGTAATGGGGACAAAAAAACAGAAATTACGATGATGACATTTGACTATGAAGGCAGTCCTTTATCTGGGGAATATGCTGCAGAAGTTGTTCAGAAAATGGAAGATTATACAAATACAAAAGTTAAGTTTGATTGGGTACCAAGTGATAATTATGAGGAAAAATTGACCCTTGCATTAGCAGATCCAGATAGTATGCCTATGATAATGGCAGTAGGAAGTATGACTGGTGTTATTGTTAGCTCTGCAGAAGCAGGTGCATTCTGGGATTTAAGTGAGTTTATAAATGATTCAGAATCCTATCCAAATTTATCCCAAGCAAATGAAAATGTAAATAAATCACTTACTGTTGGTGGAAAACTTATAGGATTATATAGAGCAAGACCAATCGGAAGAAATGGTTTTGGATATCGTAAAGACTGGGCAGACAAATTAGGAATTAGTGAGCCTAAAACCCTCGATGAATTTTATGATATGATGTATAAATTCACTTATAATGATCCAGATGGAAATGGTAAGGATGACACTTATGGAGTTGCATTATGTAAATATACTGGACCATTTGATATTATGCAGACATGGTTTGGTGTAGGCAATGGGTGGGTAGAAAAAGATGGTGATTTAGTGCCAGTTCATCAGACAGCAGAATATATGGAAGCACTTAATTGGTTCAAAAAGATGTATGATGATGGCTTAGTATATAAAGATTGGGCAGTTAGAGATACTGCAACTTGGTCTGATTCTGTTAAAAATGGTGAATGTGGTATCTACATCGACGTGCTAGATGGTGCTAGAAGAATATGGGATTATTTTGAGACAAATAGCATCCCATCCGTTACTGATTCTAGTAAAAATGCGTCAATGAATTTAGTTGGTACTATTAATGATAAAACATTAGCAACAACAGGTTATGGTGGTTTCTTTGTTATAACTAAGGCTGCAGATACGAAAGAAAAAGTAGAGGCATGTTTAAAATTTCTAGATAAAATGTGCGATGATGAAATGTTAATTCTTTCTTCTTATGGATTAGAAGGTGTACATTGGGAAAAAGATGAAAATGGAAATTTAGTTGATTTAGATACTCAAGATCCTGTAAAAGCGAAAGATTATGCTCCATTAAATCAAGTAGTTGCATATATTCCAAATCTAACACCAACAAGTATTAAAACAGTTACAACGGAAAGACAAGATATTGAGTTAAGAATTAAAGAAGAGAATGTAGAGAAAGCAGTATTTAATCCAGCATCCGGTTACTTAGTAAATTCACCTACATATTCATTAAATGGTGCATCCTTAGATCAAGAGCTTCAAGCAGCGAGAACACAATATATCTGTGGTGAAATTGATGAAGCAGGATTACAAAAAGCATGGAAGAACTGGGAGAGCTTAGGTGGAACAGAAGTAATTAAGGAAGTAAACGAACTTTACCATGCAGATTTAAATAAGTAA